Proteins encoded in a region of the Melospiza georgiana isolate bMelGeo1 chromosome 2, bMelGeo1.pri, whole genome shotgun sequence genome:
- the URB1 gene encoding nucleolar pre-ribosomal-associated protein 1 translates to MAGKRNGEAGERSGEPAAKRACGPRDEEFNGARFKALLRDPAAAAKGLETFVSIAKTLPSPQVYDVVEGYVKISMECAEIFRLLDGERKPESEMLLIFQALEAILLRTASDLSHFSVVGMNIVKKLIHSYMKLVYAALYSENHRVSRGCLTLLSAMVAQGPDSARDVYSHFDFNNKYLPGLLKRRCKQGRPDVRMAYIQFALSFLIAGDNAILAQVLELKDFIPAILRSEIKEDRVSTVNLLLSTLTAKVVHNKNISKTQKVRFFTAEVLLHISSLYRWNGITDVSPEDLKVAQGSEEMGKAMVRELVHSFLMDLCCSLKHGITFYDPSLATSGKGGNVVLLHFLLGLKTATEDEMVADLVVNILKVCPDLLNRYFKESQYSFVPRVKSAWMDNMKLLKKIYEAQPEISNAFKSSEFIPLPRLLSMVMVTTVPAVCNRTMFTQGLNLPSTEVKQSILSLVSMVLRRALRNIQHCLSEETWQRSQIYTLPALQEFVQLYREAVSKVLPDMTSIVAVWQSLLKQEREHSNGPAEKKQGDVSTVKAMTKTEAAEQHGSDDAETLLLKAALLQVICLYQKVVPHMVAQSNFDFSKLIKGIVTEKGLREEVPPLLQNHILKVALELPANKFAWFKVQDISETEKISGEKSVFYLLMKMFVSSTHSHLKISTKQLIIKVLRDSGVFEYTWKELSVWLEHLDNTKEDQKEAVIQFLERILLKLVTKPYPYTDKAADVVQEASMLQATMFKQDSDNVSIPVSHIDDVLDMVDVLIEGSDDFDEEIGFSLNEDMIIQTFPFSAVVPAALEARNVLLLQSGDGTGAHIVEYLVAVFTDLLHSQREPLALCLIFQLYDKDLKSLKVSKYPQLYQFNQYYKLWIPKQSQEPVFKNHKGVSEEPAVALDCVFPTLLKSAYERGSNALLEDGVQTKLRDLASRLPPEQLLLGAKHMLLYLKSTVENFSSVGKTLGPQLIDLFVDILSLLLCRGSQVKLEQQQKQEEHQAESDLFMDEESLMAEGSSNDQTLEDLLTLIFRHPTLESWFLAVELRSVPQPGLNPVTVKLLSAHLSSGVLQLLKTAAPIVQGLTTDHRHVLSKYFEAVTKSVLAELQAVGKGRSQACARRSQQLQALEELHTYMAAAQLKEITLTMLQLPEMSLTEQKSDKSPKKRQQLNFYGQVLVKLLTDSYQRHPQQGEFLLSTGHIKALGILMSASASRDLEEVFLQALQSEPVLALAVGVEVQAHCLAQCTHTSLAIVAVLIQHCRTHLLQFELWCLGSGTGKFLRKHMESFLPLINVYLQCRDQHSFSRPCAVISAVTPVLRKALWKELCAGIQDSRASHEASLKLQILAKLLPPVESKGLHSLMECLPAALERAGSEESWAVADAICTVLKDSEELHSWRRQLLSACMKGLVAIYSSSKDESKPEVERSMLLRLEELLGVVGEVDPDDWCSLVKTGLKYRYRDGTFLRVLNAAIQLLYKEESPLSQSLLRLSKLHMMVTQHSLFLSAILRHREEDGTNTQTREALVDILLTAVQLSPSLCDSSHLPVLLGAYGATLSTTDQKILLLLQLYEKNNQSLINSRILLWGPAAVEHHKTCKSLGKSLWQQPSMEEILCLLDREKMMRTILSFPQHRRLLPSQGIQGSLYKDETVKSLEDFYDPCFLLQLFSELTRPECVVACHKFVEVNALGLTVAALSSYDPSMRAAAYFVLASFRCHLDGARCREQSQLLYLLDAVQNGIRQPNLRLTFSLSLYIARVAQQILRPEDHMYIKVNRFLLSHQYLDLRKVPGFFQLFYSFDFEYKTEREWILRFLGEGLRDKHCYELYDYQRIFQVILSFFNSPLCDEGSQRRILEILQSAAHVTRAAYELVQDHSLLTWLLHSLERRFLENKVIHKIISLVHTLWLTNLGDKRKNKNPFQENRKLLPIQLVNEFLCVLVALIKHIRANTDLARLAELLSTLSSVLQYRAGVVEVFRDMRRFTVNASVLSSRELLLLLHRWSLVSADLQLQQDLQALAHKYQHKELLKNIKDKNKAPASCPVYGHPRKRSEVAEDDTAADVAVSELEQCREHLNSILAHWDPGLAAPPCTQRGDTLGATGAGAEAGAVTCASILVVTKLLLRSLAGQSPLGEQHVSPVLRWLQSRVLPHPEAARELLGDGALRNGLLRLHTRLCQAGGAPGGLCGQLGALSSIMLQLLEQRGPPGPCHGLVASLCPPAALQQDAHETAVSVFLTSIYVGDTWLGAQQPDLFLTHARLVCSSADWELQGDRDTRKQGEETLVSLCKKIWLHQGNNAGD, encoded by the exons ATGGCCGGGAAGCGGAACGGCGAGGccggggagcggagcggggagCCCGCGGCCAAGCGCGCTTGTGGCCCGCGGGACGAGGAGTTCAATGGCGCCCGCTTCAAGGCGCTGCTGCGGGATCCGGCGGCCGCCGCCAAGG GGCTGGAGACCTTCGTGTCCATCGCCAAGACGCTGCCGTCGCCCCAAGTGTACGATGTCGTGGAGGGATACGTGAAAATTTCCATGGAGTGTGCTGAGATATTCAGGCTTCTCGATGGAGAAAGGAAACCTGAAAGTGAA ATGCTGTTAATCTTTCAAGCTCTAGAGGCCATTTTACTGAGGACAGCCAGTGACCTCTCACATTTTTCTGTTGTGGGAATGAACATTGTCAAAAAGTTGATTCATTCCTATATGAAACTGGTCTATGCTGCTTTGTATTCTGAGAATCACAG ggtGAGCCGGGGGTGCCTTACCCTGCTGTCGGCCATGGTGGCTCAGGGCCCGGACTCAGCCAGGGATGTCTACAGTCACTTTGACTTCAACAACAAGTACCTGCCTGGATTGCTGAAAAGAAGGTGTAAGCAG GGCAGACCAGATGTCCGCATGGCCTACATTCAGTTTGCTCTCTCCTTTCTCATTGCTGGTGACAATGCAATCTTGGCACAGGTGCTGGAACTAAAAG ATTTCATTCCAGCTATTCTTCGCTCTGAAATAAAGGAAGACAGAGTTTCTACTGTCAATCTCCTGCTTTCCACACTGACAGCTAAG gtGGTTCATAACAAAAACATCAGCAAGACACAGAAGGTTCGTTTTTTCACTGCAGAAGTGTTGCTGCACATCTCCTCACTGTACCGCTGGAATGGCATTACTGATGTCAGCCCAGAGGATTTAAAG GTGGCTCAAGGTTCTGAGGAGATGGGCAAAGCAATGGTGAGAGAACTTGTGCATAGTTTCTTGATggacctgtgctgctctctgaaaCATGGCATAACCTTCTATGACCCAAGTCTGGCAACTTCTGGCAA GGGAGGAAATGTGGTACTTCTGCACTTCCTGCTTGGTTTAAAAACTGCAACAGAGGATGAAATGGTTGCTGATCTCGTGGTGAATATTCTCAAAGTGTGCCCAGATTTACTGAACAGATACTTCAAGGAGAGCCAGTATTCCTTTGTTCCTAGAGTGAAGTCTGCTTGGATGGACAACATGAAGTTGCTCAAGAAG atctATGAGGCTCAACCAGAGATCTCCAATGCTTTTAAGAGTTCAGAATTTATTCCTCTTCCCAGATTGCTGTCGATGGTGATGGTGACAACAGTCCCTGCAGTGTGCAACAGAACAATGTTCACCCAAGGGTTAAAT ctgcccagcacagaggtgAAGCAGAGCATCCTGTCTCTGGTGTCCATGGTGCTGAGAAGAGCCCTGAGGAACATTCAGCACTGCTTGTCTGAGGAAACCTGGCAGAGGTCACAGATCTACACTCTGCCTGCACTGCAGGAGTTTGTGCAGCTCTACAGAGAAGCTGTCAGCAAG GTTTTGCCAGACATGACCAGCATAGTGGCTGTCTGGCAGTCCCTCCTGAAGCAAGAGAGAGAACACAGCAATGGCCCAGCAGAGAAGAAGCAAGGTGATGTCTCCACTGTGAAGGCAATGACCAAGACAGAAGCTGCTGAGCAGCATG GTTCAGATGATGCTGAGACGCTGCTTCTGAAAGCTGCCCTGCTTCAGGTCATATGTCTGTACCAGAAGGTTGTGCCCCACATGGTAGCACAGAGCAACTTTGATTTCAGCAAGCTGATAAAAG GTATAGTCACTGAAAAGGGTCTGAGGGAGGAGgtccctcctctcctgcagaaCCACATCCTGAAGGTGGCTTTGGAGCTTCCTGCCAATAAATTTGCCTGGTTCAAAGTACAG GACATCTCTGAGACAGAGAAGATATCTGGTGAAAAATCAGTCTTCTATTTACTGATGAAAATGTTTGTTTCGAGTACCCATTCTCATCTGAAAATTTCCACCAAACAGTTAATCATCAAG GTTTTACGTGACAGTGGAGTGTTTGAGTACACATGGAAGGAACTTTCAGTTTGGCTGGAACACTTGGATAATACAAAAGAAGACCAGAAGGAAGCAGTGATTCAGTTTTTGGAAAGG ATCCTGCTGAAGCTGGTGACCAAGCCCTATCCCTACACAGACAAGGCAGCAGACGTGGTTCAGGAGGCCAGCATGCTCCAGGCCACCATGTTTAAACAGGACTCTGACAACGTCAGCATCCCTGTCTCTCACATTGATG ATGTCCTGGATATGGTGGATGTTCTGATTGAGGGCAGTGATGACTTCGATGAAGAAATTGGGTTCTCTTTAAATGAAGACATGATTATCCAGACATTTCCCTTCAGTGCTGTTGTCCCTGCTGCATTAGAGGCCAGGAATGTGCTGTTGCTTCAGTCTGGAGATGGAACAg gAGCACACATCGTGGAGTACCTTGTTGCTGTGTTCACTGACCTCCTGCACTCTCAGAGAGAACCCCTTGCTCTCTGCTTGATATTCCAGCTCTATGACAAAGATCTCAAGTCCCTGAAAGTGTCTAAGTACCCTCAGCTCTACCAATTTAACCAGTACTACAAACTCTGGATACCCAAGCAATCCCAGGAACCTGTG TTTAAAAACCACAAGGGGGTAAGTGAAGAACCCGCTGTGGCACTGGATTGTGTATTTCCCACTTTGCTGAAGAGTGCCTATGAGAGAGGAAGCAATGCCTTACTGGAAGATGGTGTGCAGACCAAACTGAGAGACTTGGCTTCCAGGCTGCCCCCTGAGCAGCTCTTGTTGGGAGCAAAGCACATGCTGCTGTACCTGAAATCCACCGTGGAGAACTTCAGCAGT GTTGGTAAAACCTTGGGTCCTCAGCTCATTGACCTCTTTGTGGACATTCTGAGCCTCTTGTTGTGCCGGGGCAGTCAGGtaaagctggagcagcagcagaagcaggaggAGCACCAGGCTGAGTCAGATCTCTTTATGGATGAGGAGTCTCTGATGGCTGAAGGGTCCTCAAATGACCAG ACCCTGGAGGATTTGCTCACCCTGATTTTCAGACACCCTACCCTGGAGAGCTGGTTCCTGGCCGTGGAGCTGCGCTCTGTTCCTCAGCCTGGCTTGAACCCCGTCACTGTGAAGCTCCTGTCAGCTCACCTCAGTTCTGGGgtgctccagctgctgaaaACAGCTGCCCCCATCGTGCAGGGCCTCACAACAGATCACAGACACGTCTTGTCCAAGTATTTCGAGGCCGTCACAAAAAGCGTCCTGGCggagctgcaggctgtgggCAAGGGCAGAAGCCAGGCCTGTGCCAGGAGGTCTCAGCAGTTGCAGGCTCTGGAGGAGCTGCACACGTacatggctgcagcccagctgaagGAGATCACACTAACCATGCTGCAGCTTCCTGAGATGAGCTTGACTGAGCAGAAATCTGACAAATCCCCTAAGAAGCGGCAGCAGTTAAACTTCTATGGACAGGTTTTGGTGAAGCTCCTTACAGACAGCTACCAAAGGCACCCCCAGCAAGGAGAGTTTCTGCTCTCCACAGGGCACATTAAGGCTTTGGGGATATTGATGTCAGCATCAGCCAGCAGAGATTTGGAGGAGGTTTTCCTCCAGGCTCTCCAGAGTGAGCCAGTCCTTGCCCTGGCTGTTGGTGTCGAGGTCCAGGCTCACTGCCTGGCCCAGTGCACACACACCTCCCTGGCCATCGTGGCCGTGCTGATCCAGCACTGCAGGACTCACCTGCTGCAGTTTGAGCTCTGGTGTCTGGGCAGTGGCACTGGGAAGTTCCTCAGGAAGCACATGGAGAGCTTCCTGCCCCTCATTAATGTGTATCTGCAGTGCAGAgaccagcacagcttcagccgACCTTGCGCAG TTATCTCAGCTGTCACCCCTGTCCTGAGGAAAGCCCTGTGGAAGGAGCTCTGTGCCGGGATCCAGGACAGCAGAGCGTCACACGAGGCCTCTCTGAAACTGCAGATCCTTGCAAAGCTGTTGCCACCTGTGGAAAGCAAAGGGCTGCACAGCCTGATGGAgtgccttcctgctgctctggagagaGCAGGGAGTGAGGAGAG ctgggccGTGGCAGATGCCATTTGCACAGTGCTTAAAGACTCGGAGGAGCTGCATTCCTGGAGGAGACAGCTCTTGTCGGCCTGCATGAAGGGATTGGTGGCCATCTACAGCAGCAGTAAAGATGAGAGCAAGCCAGAAGTGGAGAGGTCCATGCTGCTGAGACTGGAGGAATTACTG ggtGTGGTTGGAGAAGTGGACCCAGATGACTGGTGCAGCCTTGTGAAGACAGGACTCAA GTACCGGTACAGGGATGGGACATTCCTGAGGGTCCTGAACGCTGCCATCCAGTTACTGTACAAGGAGGAATCCCCACTCAGCCAGAGCTTGCTCAGGCTCTCCAAGCTGCACATGATGGTCACACAGCACTCTCTGTTTCTGTCTGCCATCctgaggcacagagaggagGATGGCACCAACACCCAGACCAGAG AGGCTCTGGTGGACATCCTGCTGacagctgtgcagctcagcCCCTCTCTGTGTGACAGCAGCCACCTCCCCGTGCTGCTGGGAGCCTACGGGGCCACGCTGAGCACCACAG ATCAGAAGatactgctgctgctccagctgtatGAGAAGAATAATCAAAGCCTTATCAACTCCAG GATCCTGCTGTGGGGTCCAGCCGCTGTGGAGCATCACAAGACGTGCAAGAGTCTGGGGAAgtccctgtggcagcagcccagcatgGAGGAGATTCTGTGTCTGCTGGATCGGGAGAAGATGATGAGGACGATCCTGTCGTTCCCTCAGCACCGCCGGCTGCTGCCATCACAG GGGATACAAGGGTCACTATATAAAGATGAAACAGTGAAGAGCCTTGAAGACTTCTATGATCCTTGTTTTCtgcttcagctcttcagtgaaCTGACCAGGCCAG AGTGCGTGGTGGCCTGTCACAAGTTTGTGGAAGTCAATGCCCTGGGTCTCACCgtggctgccctgagcagctaTGACCCCAGCATGAGAGCGGCGGCGTATTTTGTGCTGGCCTCTTTCCGCTGCCACCTGGACGGGGCTCGCTGTcgggagcagagccag TTGCTGTATCTCTTGGACGCCGTGCAGAACGGAATCAGGCAGCCCAACCTCAGGCTCACCTTCTCCCTGAGCCTCTACATCGCCCGTGTGGCACAGCAGATCCTGAGGCCAG AGGACCACATGTACATAAAGGTGAACAGATTCCTGCTGTCACACCAGTATTTGGACCTCAGGAAGGTACCAggctttttccagcttttctaCAGTTTTGATTTTGAG TACAAAACAGAGCGGGAGTGGATCCTCAGGTTCCTTGGGGAAGGGCTGCGTGACAAACACTGCTATGAGCTCTATGACTACCAGAGGATTTTCCAGGTCATTCTGTCCTTCTTCAACAGTCCTTTGTGTGACGAGGGCTCCCAG CGTCGCATCCTGGAGATCTTGCAGAGTGCTGCCCATGTCACCAGAGCTGCCTATGAGCTGGTGCAGGATCACAGCCTGCTCACGtggctcctgcacagcctggagAGAAG GTTTCTGGAGAACAAGGTGatacataaaataatttccttagtCCACACGCTGTGGCTAACAAATTTAGGagacaagagaaaaaacaagaatCCATTCCAGGAGAACAGGAAACTTCTTCCTATTCAGCTTGTAAAtgaatttctgtgtgttttggtgGCGTTAATCAAACATATTCG GGCTAACACGGacctggccaggctggctgagctgctcagcaccCTCAGCTCCGTGCTGCAATACCGTGCTGGGGTTGTGGAGGTGTTCAGGGACATGAGGCGATTCACGGTCAACGCCAGCGTCCTCTCCAgccgggagctgctgctgctgctgcacaggtgGAGCCTGGTCAGCGcagacctgcagctgcagcaggacctgcaggCCCTGGCCCACAAGTACCAACACAAGGAATTGCTCA AAAATATCAAAGACAAGAACAAAGCTCCAGCCTCATGTCCTGTGTATGGTCACCCTCGGAAAAGGAGTGAGGTGGCAGAAGATGACACTGCTGCAGACGTGGCAGTGTCAGAGCTGGAGCAATGCAGAGAGCACCTGAATTCCATCCTTGCCCATTGGGACCCTGGTTTGGCAGCACCGCCCTGCACACAGCGAGGGGACACCCTCGGGGCcactggggctggggccgagGCAGGGGCTGTCACCTGTGCCTCCATTCTCGTGGTCACCAAGCTGCTGCTGCGGTCCCTGGCCGGGCAGAGCCCCCTCGGGGAGCAGCACGTGTCCCCGGTGCTGAGGTGGCTGCAGAGCCGTGTCCTGCCGCACCCGGAGGCCGCGCGGGAGCTGCTCGGGGACGGGGCGCTGAGGAACGGCCTCCTGCGGCTTCACACGCGGCTCTGCCAGGCCGGCGGTGCCCCGGGCGGGCTCTGCGGGCAGCTGGGGGCGCTCAGCTCCAtcatgctgcagctcctggagcagcgGGGCCCGCCCGGCCCCTGCCACGGGCTGGTGGCATCGCTGTGCCCGCCCGCGGCGCTGCAGCAGGACGCGCACGAGACAG CTGTTTCTGTGTTCCTGACTTCCATTTACGTCGGGGACACGTGGCTGGGAGCGCAGCAGCCGGATCTGTTCCTCACCCACGCCAGACTGGTCTGCTCTAGTGCAGACTGGGAATTACAGGGTGACCGGGACACTCGGAAACAAGGAGAAGAAACTCTTGTGTCTCTTTGCAAAAAGATTTGGCTCCATCAGGGCAATAATGCAGGGGACTGA